A region of uncultured Acidilobus sp. JCHS DNA encodes the following proteins:
- a CDS encoding putative archaeal coiled-coil protein, giving the protein MYDDPRESAEANASQANTANEVQQRAEKPQLLPDVQELVNIDISNKPEEELYQIVDRIRDKIVQVKEQRTRLIEEVKGLREKRRSLIDKKREVVGQLLKLREERKGVLDELAKVKEELNNALNELKSKREQLREARQLLEKEGSIAKLSLRKVMKRIEELEWRQQTSVLPPQEEKRLVEEIERLEQLAERIRKARQEEISIMELEAEVKGLKLKLNELINKRNELRQKAVNLKSQVQSLSSQVDGMNKEIDSLKGLIDEKSKEIDSLSKVLDALYTKYREIMVRLKELKVSRQRGIQLKVLEERRKEIEEKARRGEPLSIDEMRILYGEFDVP; this is encoded by the coding sequence TTGTACGATGACCCACGCGAGAGTGCAGAGGCCAACGCAAGCCAGGCCAACACGGCAAATGAGGTTCAACAGAGGGCTGAGAAGCCCCAGCTTCTACCTGACGTCCAGGAGCTAGTTAATATTGATATAAGTAACAAGCCTGAGGAGGAGCTCTACCAGATAGTTGACAGGATAAGGGATAAGATAGTCCAAGTCAAGGAGCAGAGGACCCGGCTTATAGAGGAGGTAAAGGGTCTCAGGGAGAAGCGGAGGTCCCTTATTGATAAGAAGAGGGAGGTCGTTGGCCAGCTCCTGAAGCTGAGGGAGGAGAGGAAGGGGGTCCTGGATGAGCTCGCCAAGGTCAAGGAGGAGCTGAACAACGCCCTTAACGAGCTCAAGTCAAAGAGGGAGCAGCTGAGGGAGGCGAGACAGCTCCTTGAGAAGGAGGGCAGTATAGCGAAGCTGAGCCTGAGGAAGGTCATGAAGAGGATTGAGGAGCTTGAGTGGAGGCAGCAGACCAGCGTCCTGCCCCCGCAGGAGGAGAAGAGGCTCGTCGAGGAGATAGAGAGGCTGGAGCAGCTGGCCGAGAGGATCAGGAAGGCCAGACAGGAGGAGATATCGATAATGGAGCTCGAGGCCGAGGTGAAGGGCCTGAAGCTGAAGCTCAACGAGCTCATCAATAAGAGGAACGAGCTGAGGCAGAAGGCGGTGAATTTGAAGAGCCAGGTTCAGTCCCTGTCAAGCCAGGTAGACGGGATGAACAAGGAGATAGACTCCCTAAAGGGCCTAATTGATGAGAAGAGCAAGGAGATAGACAGTCTGTCAAAGGTCCTTGACGCGCTCTACACGAAGTATAGGGAGATCATGGTTAGGCTGAAGGAGCTGAAGGTATCAAGGCAGAGAGGGATACAGCTCAAGGTGCTCGAGGAGAGAAGAAAGGAGATAGAGGAGAAGGCGAGGAGGGGCGAGCCGCTCAGCATAGATGAGATGAGGATACTCTACGGCGAGTTTGACGTACCGTAG